The sequence GAGATCGACCGCGGGTGAGGTGTTGCTCACCGGAAGGGTCTGGCCGGCCAGCAGGCGCTTGGTATCGCCCGCGCCTTCCTGAAGTTCGAGGTAGCGGTCACCGATTGGGTTGTCCCAGCGAATGATCGCACGTGCAGCGTGGGTCAGCACCACCGATCGGTCGACTGTGAATTCGACCGTGACGGTGGTGTCCGGACGAATAGAGATGTCGCCTACCTTGCCGACCTCGACGCCGGCGATCCGGACGAAGTCACCTGACTTCAGGCCGGTGATGTCGGTGAATTCCGCCCGATAGGTGTCCTCGGGCTGGAATCGGAGCTGGGCGAAGATCGCGAAGATCGCGAAGATGCCGAACGCGCAGACCACCACGAAGACGGCGAAACGCCAGACGGCGCCTGCCAGGTTGTCTCGCACCGAAGTCTCCTAGGTATGAGCTGGTATGAGCTTTCGTGCTCGGCCGGGTCAGGGTGCTGAGGGGTACAGCGGTGTGCCGTCGGGTCCGTAGAGGGGGGCGCCGTAGGGCGGCGCACCCGGGTACGGCACGGGTCCGATCGCCGGTGGGCCGTCGCCGTGCACTCGGGGCGGCTCCGGCACGGCCTTGGTCACCGGGAACCAGTTCACCAACCAGGGATGGCCGATACCCGGGTTGGGCCGCCAGTCCAGACCGGTACCCCAGCCGGTGTTGGTCACCAATTGGCGCACCGGGAACTTCTTGCTCGGGTCGGGCAGCGACCCGCAGCCGGGCCTGCCGCCCGGCCCGCCCTTGGCGGCGACGACCGGCAGATGCGTGGGGTACTTATACGGGTCGTCGCCCGGGATCAGAGCCGCGTCGAGAATCACCGATCGCCCGTTGCCGCCCATGGCGTCTCGGCCCCCGTTGTTGAGGAACCACACCGCGCCCTGCAGAGTGCAGGTGTAGGTCGCGTCGTACTTGTGCAGTAGGTCGGTGGTCGGCGCCACCGTGCGCATCAGGTGCACCAGGTCGTTGGCGTTGCGGCCGAGCACGTTGGCGCCCGACTGGGCGAAGCCGATGCTGTTGAGCAGGACGGTGTTGAGCTGCTCGGCGTGATCGGTGATCGTCTTGCCGGTTTCGCTGGCGCCGTCCAGGATTTCCATGATGTCCGGCGCAGCGGCGGCGTATGCATCCGAGAACCCCTTCAGCGAACGCCAGTCAGCGGCGACGGTGTCCATCCGCGGATTGAGCGCCAGCAGAACCTGATTGGCGTCGGTGGTGGCCTGACCGATCCGCTCGCCCTGTCCGCGCACTCCGTCGGCGAGGGCGGTCAGCGTGGCGTTGAGCTTGACCGGGTCGAGTTTGGTGGTCAACTCGTAAAGGTTCTCGAACACCGTGTTGACCTCGCTGCTGACGTTTCGCGAAGTCAACACCGTGCCGGCCTTGAGCCGCTGGGGACTGGGATCTTCCGGATAGATGAGGTCGACGTACTTGGCGCCGAAGGCGGTGGTGGCCATGATCTGCGCACCGACGTTGGCCGGGATCGCGCTGACGGCATCGGGAAACATGTTGAGCCGCACGACCACGTCGCGCCCGGTCCCCGTCACCGAGGCGATACGACCGACCTGTACGCCGCGCAGCTTGACCTTGCCACCCGATTCCAGGATGAGACCGGAGCGGTCCGACGTCAGCGTCACCGGCACGAACTTTCGGAATGTTCCGGTGAACAGCGCGGCGGTCATCAGGACCAGGCCGACGATGAGGGCGAGCAGGATCGCCGTCCACCAGGCCGGCTTGATCCGCATGTCCATTCGGTCGTCGAACATCGCGTTACCCCGACAGGTCGAAGTTGCCGGACTGCCCGTAGACGGACAGCGTGATGATGACGGAGACGAAGGCCGCCGCGATGAGCGAGGTACGCACCGCGCGGCCGACCGCCTCGCCGACGCCGACGGGCCCGCCCGAGGCGGTGAACCCGTAGTAGGTGTGCACCAGCATCACCACGATTCCGATCACCACTGCCTGGAAGAACGACCAGATCAGATCGGTGCTGCGCAGGAACGTGT comes from Mycolicibacterium pulveris and encodes:
- a CDS encoding MCE family protein; translated protein: MFDDRMDMRIKPAWWTAILLALIVGLVLMTAALFTGTFRKFVPVTLTSDRSGLILESGGKVKLRGVQVGRIASVTGTGRDVVVRLNMFPDAVSAIPANVGAQIMATTAFGAKYVDLIYPEDPSPQRLKAGTVLTSRNVSSEVNTVFENLYELTTKLDPVKLNATLTALADGVRGQGERIGQATTDANQVLLALNPRMDTVAADWRSLKGFSDAYAAAAPDIMEILDGASETGKTITDHAEQLNTVLLNSIGFAQSGANVLGRNANDLVHLMRTVAPTTDLLHKYDATYTCTLQGAVWFLNNGGRDAMGGNGRSVILDAALIPGDDPYKYPTHLPVVAAKGGPGGRPGCGSLPDPSKKFPVRQLVTNTGWGTGLDWRPNPGIGHPWLVNWFPVTKAVPEPPRVHGDGPPAIGPVPYPGAPPYGAPLYGPDGTPLYPSAP